A portion of the Pithys albifrons albifrons isolate INPA30051 chromosome 1, PitAlb_v1, whole genome shotgun sequence genome contains these proteins:
- the RAB39A gene encoding ras-related protein Rab-39A has protein sequence MPGVGAIGARCRHRPRRSPRKSPKAEPGQAGAAMDAAIWIYQFRLIVLGDSTVGKSCLLHRFTEGRFPGPLHSDPTVGVDFFSRLVEIEPGKRVKLQLWDTAGQERFRSITRSYYRNSVGGLLVFDLTNRRSFEHVKDWLEEAKMHVQPFQIVFLLVGHKCDLVSQREVTREEAEKLSSDCGMKYIETSAKDATNVEESFTILTRDIYELVKNGEISIQDGWEGVKSGFVPNVVHSSEEAVKPRRQCIC, from the exons ATGCCGGGCGTGGGGGCGATCGGGGCGCGGTGCAGGCACCGGCCGCGCAGGAGCCCCAGGAAGAGCCCCAAGGCGGAGCCGGGCCAGGCCGGGGCCGCCATGGACGCAGCGATCTGGATCTACCAGTTCCGGCTGATCGTGCTGGGAGACTCCACAGTGGGCAAGTCCTGCCTCTTGCACCGCTTCACCGAGGGCCGCTTCCCGGGGCCGCTGCACTCCGACCCCACCGTGGGGGTGGACTTCTTCTCCCGGCTGGTGGAGATCGAGCCCGGCAAGAGGGtcaaactgcagctctgggacacGGCGGGGCAGGAGCGGTTCAG ATCAATAACACGCTCTTATTATCGCAATTCTGTGGGTGGCTTACTGGTGTTCGACCTCACAAACCGGCGATCTTTTGAACATGTGAAAGACTGGCTAGAAGAAGCAAAAATGCACGTGCAGCCCTTTCAGATTGTGTTCCTGTTAGTAGGACACAAATGTGACTTGGTGTCACAGCGTGAGGTTACAAGAGAAGAAGCTGAAAAACTGTCATCTGACTGTGGTATGAAATATATAGAAACTTCAGCAAAAGATGCCACGAATGTTGAAGAGTCCTTTACAATTCTTACACGAGACATCTATGAACTTGTGAAAAATGGAGAAATCTCAATACAAGATGGATGGGAAGGTGTCAAGAGTGGCTTTGTTCCAAATGTTGTACATTCATCAGAAGAAGCTGTAAAGCCCAGAAGACAGTGCATCTGCTGA